The following proteins are encoded in a genomic region of Syntrophotaleaceae bacterium:
- a CDS encoding (Fe-S)-binding protein, translated as MKPPFFTAKPDSFAKAGLDTQFDGRQFSRLLREYLRFTRSLTLVLDCCTRCGNCSQACHSFLGTSDPDNSPVARINLFSEARRLNPKPWSLFCKSASDTEIKDLLERWLSSFYQCNLCRRCALACPLGLDPSEVVLAGRNLLTEMGLAPRFLMEIAENLHALGNNVGITPEALKDISVFLEQELEEETGFFIPIPIDRAGASILYIPSSTEFFSNVETLMGAAKLFHFLGVDWTLSSEILEAANYGLFLHRELMVSHSRRLEQTATSLGCPMVLQGECGHGWRAAKMIREGGGKSSFKLMHILEFWDENLHRFPLVRRPWRATLNDSCNYARSCNLVEAPRRLLRACVEEFVEMTPNRQSNYCCGGGGGLLMEEMLDLRMRLGKQKADQIRAVTPLDYLCSPCASCKTQMPLLLKNHGLGDIRVGGITELLAQCLVYTGKNPCSPAG; from the coding sequence ATGAAACCCCCGTTTTTTACAGCGAAACCCGATAGCTTCGCTAAAGCCGGGCTGGACACCCAATTTGACGGCCGCCAGTTTTCCCGGCTGCTAAGGGAATATCTGCGCTTTACCCGCAGCCTGACCCTGGTTCTCGATTGCTGCACCCGCTGCGGCAACTGCTCCCAGGCGTGCCACAGTTTTCTCGGTACCAGCGATCCCGACAATTCGCCTGTCGCCCGCATCAACCTTTTTTCAGAAGCCCGGCGATTAAACCCGAAACCCTGGTCGCTGTTTTGTAAATCTGCTTCTGATACGGAAATCAAGGACCTCCTGGAACGGTGGTTGAGCAGTTTCTACCAATGCAACCTTTGCCGGCGGTGTGCTCTGGCCTGCCCCCTCGGTCTGGACCCCAGTGAAGTCGTCCTGGCGGGGAGAAACCTGCTGACTGAAATGGGGCTGGCTCCGCGGTTTCTCATGGAAATTGCCGAAAACCTGCATGCACTTGGCAACAACGTGGGCATCACACCCGAGGCCCTGAAGGACATCTCTGTGTTCCTGGAGCAGGAACTGGAGGAGGAAACAGGTTTCTTCATACCGATTCCCATCGATCGTGCCGGAGCCTCCATCCTCTACATCCCCTCGTCCACGGAATTCTTCAGCAACGTCGAAACCTTGATGGGGGCCGCCAAGCTATTTCACTTTCTGGGAGTCGACTGGACACTGTCTTCTGAAATTCTGGAAGCCGCCAATTACGGCCTTTTTCTTCACCGCGAGCTGATGGTCAGCCACAGCAGGCGATTGGAACAAACGGCAACCAGCCTGGGTTGCCCCATGGTCCTGCAAGGTGAATGCGGACACGGCTGGCGGGCGGCCAAAATGATCAGGGAGGGCGGGGGGAAATCCTCCTTCAAATTGATGCATATCCTTGAATTCTGGGATGAAAACCTGCATCGTTTCCCCCTGGTCAGGCGGCCGTGGCGAGCGACGTTGAATGACAGCTGCAATTATGCCCGTTCCTGCAACCTGGTTGAGGCTCCCCGACGCCTTTTGCGCGCATGTGTCGAGGAATTTGTGGAAATGACGCCGAACCGTCAGTCCAATTATTGCTGTGGGGGCGGTGGGGGCCTCCTGATGGAAGAAATGCTCGACCTGCGCATGCGCCTGGGCAAACAGAAAGCCGACCAGATTCGCGCCGTCACCCCCCTCGATTATCTTTGCTCGCCCTGCGCCAGCTGCAAAACTCAGATGCCACTGCTGCTGAAAAACCATGGCCTGGGTGATATCAGGGTCGGCGGCATAACGGAACTGCTTGCCCAATGCCTCGTTTACACAGGGAAAAACCCGTGTTCACCTGCCGGATAA
- a CDS encoding NifB/NifX family molybdenum-iron cluster-binding protein, giving the protein MKVCFPVAKNKGLQSEIYGHFSSAPLFLIVDSETREIEEVENCDPANPFHGCNPQAALNHRELGAIVVDGVADAVLQVMSNLHGLMFFAATTYSLEQSLEQLLNHQLDKIEPFYSQNEGRCGGDDEDSCGDHDHDHEEEEEVCVNHGGSGCANHGSNPCTSH; this is encoded by the coding sequence ATGAAAGTCTGTTTCCCCGTAGCCAAGAATAAAGGACTGCAAAGCGAGATCTACGGCCATTTCAGTTCGGCCCCTCTCTTTCTCATCGTAGACAGCGAAACCCGGGAGATTGAAGAAGTCGAGAACTGCGACCCTGCAAATCCTTTTCATGGGTGCAACCCTCAGGCAGCCCTGAATCATAGGGAACTCGGAGCCATCGTTGTGGACGGTGTTGCGGATGCCGTGCTGCAGGTCATGTCCAATCTTCATGGACTGATGTTTTTTGCCGCCACCACTTACAGCCTGGAACAGTCCCTGGAACAGCTCCTGAACCACCAACTGGACAAAATAGAACCTTTTTACAGCCAGAATGAAGGGCGTTGCGGCGGCGACGACGAGGACAGTTGCGGAGACCATGACCATGACCATGAAGAGGAAGAGGAAGTATGCGTCAATCATGGTGGAAGCGGTTGTGCCAATCACGGCAGCAATCCCTGCACTTCTCATTAG
- a CDS encoding molybdopterin-binding protein — protein MVEIISVEKAVGRILYHDITRIAPGEFKGRAFKKGHHITQEDVPRLKELGKDRIYVLNLGDGFIHENEAAERIARSIAGPDITFSEPNQGKVELQTTCTGLLKIDTEVLRQLNSLPDVTIATLHTNQQVAAGKIVAGTRIIPLFTAEENILRLEEICQEKGPVVTLKPFRSLRIGVITTGNEIYYGRIADRFGPVIEEKFKALGSQVFRQVFVPDQLPAIVDAIHSLLEEKAEMIVLTGGMSVDPDDLTPAGIRASGARVVSYGAPTYPGAMFMLAELNGIPMVGLPGCAMYHKATIVELIIPRILAGEEVTREDIIALGHGGLCVGCKSCHYPDCGFGK, from the coding sequence ATGGTGGAAATCATTTCCGTCGAAAAGGCGGTCGGCAGAATCCTCTATCACGACATTACCCGCATCGCTCCTGGAGAATTCAAGGGGCGGGCCTTCAAGAAGGGTCATCACATTACCCAGGAGGATGTGCCCAGACTGAAGGAACTCGGCAAGGATCGTATCTATGTCCTGAATCTCGGAGATGGATTCATCCATGAAAACGAAGCCGCCGAACGTATTGCCCGCTCGATCGCCGGGCCCGATATCACCTTTTCCGAGCCAAACCAGGGGAAAGTGGAGTTGCAGACAACCTGTACCGGTCTGCTCAAGATCGACACAGAGGTCTTGCGACAATTGAACAGCCTGCCGGATGTGACCATCGCCACCCTGCACACGAATCAACAGGTTGCGGCCGGAAAGATTGTGGCCGGAACCCGTATCATTCCTCTGTTTACTGCCGAGGAAAACATTCTTCGCCTGGAGGAAATTTGCCAGGAAAAGGGGCCGGTTGTCACTCTTAAACCGTTTCGTTCCCTGCGAATCGGCGTCATCACGACCGGCAACGAAATCTACTACGGCCGGATTGCCGACCGCTTCGGCCCGGTCATCGAGGAAAAGTTCAAGGCGCTGGGGAGTCAGGTCTTCCGGCAGGTTTTCGTGCCTGATCAACTTCCGGCCATCGTGGACGCTATTCATTCCCTGCTCGAGGAAAAGGCCGAGATGATCGTGCTTACGGGTGGAATGTCCGTCGATCCCGATGATCTGACCCCGGCGGGAATTCGCGCCAGCGGGGCCCGGGTCGTCAGTTACGGTGCCCCCACCTACCCCGGCGCCATGTTCATGCTGGCCGAGTTGAACGGAATTCCCATGGTGGGGCTACCCGGCTGCGCCATGTACCACAAGGCCACTATTGTTGAATTGATCATTCCACGGATTCTGGCAGGAGAAGAAGTCACCCGCGAGGACATTATCGCACTGGGCCACGGCGGCCTCTGCGTCGGCTGCAAGAGCTGCCACTATCCGGATTGCGGTTTCGGCAAGTAA
- a CDS encoding molybdopterin cofactor-binding domain-containing protein, whose amino-acid sequence MGLVKRILNINGVERKVIVDPESLLSDVIRKQFQLTGTKIGCGTGTCGACNVILNGKLVRSCVTRMKRVEDWATIVTIEGLGTPQNLHPLQKAIIKHGALQCGYCTPGFIVSAKALLDENPDPTRQDVRDWFTKHKNACRCTGYISIVDAVMDAAKVLRGDMSEAALEYKDCDEGRLYGTRYPRPTAVAKVCGLWDFGMDMREQLPEGTLFCSLVYADVAHANIKGVDISAAEKMPGVVKVVTAKDIKGKNRITGLITFPTNKGDGWDRPILCDEKVFQYGDAIAIVCAQTQKQADAAVKAVKLDLEVLPHYMNAPAAMAEDAIEIHPGTPNVYFTQKLVKGEDTKPIMQKAAYVVEGEYYLGRQPQMPIEPDVGFAYTDEEGRVCVQSKSIAIQLQVAMIAPGLGLDADKLVIRQNPCGGTFGYKFCPSNEALCAAATMATGQPCYLEYSWAQLQFYTGKRSPFWFKAKIAADANGKFLAAETDWSVDHGPYSEFGDLLTTRGMQYCFSGYDIPNMRGEGRTVCTNHCWGAPFRAYGSPQAFFASESLIDELAKKMGKDPFEIREMNCYRPGATTPTQQTPEVFVFPKQFEALKPHYDRAVAKAKQASTATKKRGVGVSLGIYGCGLDGPDTSESWIELLPNGDVMVGNSWQDHGQGSDIGSLTFAHEALRPLGLKPENIKLLMNDSALTPCSGPSGGSRHNVVTGNAIRVSCEMLLEAMKKADGTYRTYDEMVAAGIPTKYLGTWTTPCTHCDVETGKGEPFCIYMYGLFMSEVEVDITTGETKVLRMVHVADVGTITNQLAVDGQIYGGMAQGIGLALTEDFEHIKPHSNMIGAGFPFCNDITDDLEIIYVCEPREHGYRGAGGVGELPLTAPHCSIINAIDNACGARIRHLPAYPEKVLQALQSDKKAFDVADALEGGWVADSVDSVPPLAKYAKKAAK is encoded by the coding sequence ATGGGATTGGTAAAGAGGATTCTCAATATTAACGGCGTTGAACGTAAGGTCATCGTTGACCCTGAAAGTCTGCTTTCGGACGTCATCCGCAAACAGTTCCAGCTGACCGGCACCAAGATCGGCTGCGGAACCGGTACCTGCGGAGCCTGCAACGTAATCCTTAACGGCAAACTTGTCCGCTCCTGCGTAACCAGAATGAAGCGCGTCGAGGACTGGGCCACCATCGTGACCATCGAAGGTCTGGGCACCCCGCAGAACCTGCACCCGCTGCAGAAGGCCATCATCAAGCACGGCGCCCTGCAGTGCGGCTACTGCACCCCCGGCTTCATCGTTTCCGCCAAAGCCCTCCTCGACGAAAATCCCGATCCGACCCGTCAGGACGTGCGCGACTGGTTCACCAAGCACAAGAATGCCTGCCGCTGCACCGGCTACATCTCCATCGTTGACGCCGTCATGGATGCCGCCAAGGTTCTGCGCGGAGACATGAGCGAAGCCGCTCTGGAATACAAGGACTGCGACGAAGGCCGCCTCTACGGCACCCGCTACCCCCGTCCGACCGCGGTTGCCAAGGTCTGCGGTCTGTGGGACTTCGGTATGGACATGCGCGAGCAGCTGCCTGAAGGCACCCTGTTCTGCTCCCTGGTCTATGCTGACGTAGCCCATGCCAACATCAAAGGCGTCGACATTTCCGCCGCCGAGAAAATGCCTGGCGTGGTCAAGGTCGTTACCGCCAAGGACATCAAAGGCAAGAACCGCATCACCGGTCTGATCACCTTCCCCACCAACAAGGGTGACGGTTGGGACCGCCCGATCCTCTGTGACGAAAAAGTCTTCCAGTACGGCGACGCCATCGCCATCGTCTGCGCCCAGACCCAGAAGCAGGCCGATGCCGCCGTTAAAGCCGTCAAGCTCGACCTGGAAGTGCTGCCTCACTACATGAACGCTCCGGCCGCCATGGCCGAAGACGCCATCGAAATCCATCCCGGCACCCCCAACGTCTACTTCACCCAGAAACTGGTGAAAGGTGAAGACACCAAGCCGATCATGCAAAAAGCCGCTTACGTGGTGGAGGGCGAGTACTACCTCGGCCGTCAGCCCCAGATGCCGATCGAACCCGATGTCGGCTTCGCCTACACTGACGAAGAAGGCCGCGTTTGTGTACAGTCCAAATCGATCGCCATCCAGCTGCAGGTGGCCATGATCGCTCCCGGCCTCGGTCTGGACGCCGACAAGCTGGTCATCCGCCAGAATCCCTGCGGCGGCACCTTCGGCTACAAGTTCTGCCCCAGTAACGAAGCTCTCTGCGCCGCGGCTACCATGGCTACCGGCCAGCCCTGCTACCTCGAGTACAGCTGGGCTCAGCTGCAGTTCTATACAGGCAAGCGCTCTCCCTTCTGGTTCAAGGCCAAAATTGCCGCCGACGCTAACGGCAAATTCCTGGCCGCTGAAACCGACTGGTCCGTCGACCATGGCCCCTACTCCGAGTTCGGCGACCTGCTGACCACCCGCGGCATGCAGTACTGCTTCTCCGGCTACGACATCCCCAACATGCGCGGTGAAGGCCGCACGGTCTGCACCAACCACTGCTGGGGTGCCCCCTTCCGCGCCTACGGATCTCCCCAAGCCTTCTTCGCTTCCGAGTCGCTGATCGACGAACTGGCCAAGAAGATGGGCAAGGATCCCTTCGAAATCCGTGAAATGAACTGCTACCGTCCGGGTGCCACCACTCCGACCCAGCAGACTCCGGAAGTGTTCGTTTTCCCGAAACAGTTCGAAGCCCTCAAGCCCCATTACGATCGTGCCGTGGCCAAGGCCAAGCAGGCATCCACCGCCACCAAGAAGCGCGGCGTCGGCGTGTCTCTCGGCATCTACGGCTGCGGTCTCGACGGCCCCGACACCTCCGAAAGCTGGATCGAGCTGCTGCCTAACGGCGACGTCATGGTCGGCAACAGCTGGCAGGATCACGGCCAGGGCTCGGACATCGGTTCTCTGACCTTTGCCCATGAAGCTCTCCGGCCTCTCGGTCTGAAGCCGGAAAACATCAAGCTGCTCATGAACGACTCCGCCCTCACCCCCTGCTCGGGTCCCTCCGGCGGTTCCCGTCACAACGTCGTAACCGGCAACGCCATCCGCGTTTCCTGCGAAATGCTGCTCGAAGCCATGAAGAAGGCTGACGGCACCTACCGCACCTACGACGAGATGGTAGCAGCAGGCATCCCCACCAAGTACCTGGGCACCTGGACCACTCCTTGTACCCATTGCGACGTGGAAACCGGCAAAGGCGAACCGTTCTGCATCTACATGTACGGTCTGTTCATGTCCGAAGTCGAAGTCGACATCACCACCGGCGAAACCAAGGTTCTGCGCATGGTCCATGTGGCCGACGTCGGCACCATCACCAACCAGCTGGCCGTCGACGGTCAGATCTACGGCGGTATGGCCCAGGGCATCGGTCTGGCCCTGACCGAGGACTTCGAGCACATCAAGCCGCACTCCAACATGATCGGGGCGGGCTTCCCGTTCTGCAACGACATCACAGACGACCTGGAAATCATTTACGTCTGCGAGCCTCGTGAGCACGGCTACCGTGGGGCCGGCGGCGTCGGCGAACTGCCGCTGACCGCTCCCCACTGCTCGATCATCAACGCCATCGACAACGCCTGCGGCGCCCGTATCCGTCACCTCCCGGCTTACCCCGAGAAGGTGCTTCAGGCCCTGCAGTCCGACAAGAAGGCCTTTGACGTTGCCGACGCCCTCGAGGGCGGCTGGGTAGCCGACAGCGTTGATTCCGTACCGCCTCTGGCCAAATACGCCAAGAAGGCAGCCAAGTAA
- a CDS encoding 4Fe-4S dicluster domain-containing protein produces the protein MEKDQRIEWEAKCIQEEPPACTATCPLHVDVRQFMLEISKGDLEAAYQVLKKHMPFPGIFGRICNHPCETRCRRAEVGQALAIGSLERLCVEKHGSPDPVKPLPRKNKHIAVIGGDIAGLVAAHDLRKKGFAVTLFEPEKILGKTFRKFPDNLLPAAIIDEELSVLEGMKVEIVLGDSINQAVFDRLCSEFDAIFIDRSSSACSALALAKDDQGEMALDPASAATSVEGVFAGGCAGDAPIMLAAAGRKGALSIERFLQKAHMTIGREDEGPFETRLFTNLEGIEPLDRIAPARPDSGYTPDEAAREAERCIQCECMECVKVCQYLAHYKKYPKKYIREIFNNEKVLLGAAHTSNQFINSCTDCGLCAHVCPNNLSMGEICRQERQFMLQEKFMPPSAHEFPLQDMAFSTGDDFSLCRHQPGTNQSAYLYFPSCMLCATAPQEVLTSYDCLCESLSGGVGILLGCCGAPAYWSGREELFRETLAGIRKQWQDMGMPQMITACCSCQTLFKEHLPEIPVTPLWQTSPVQAIGAGNGEKSKQPIAVVDPCISRDDPKTQTDVRAILTGLGYRIEELPLSGDMAECCGYGGLVFNANPQLDNAIVTRRAAESERDYLAYCAMCRDKFVAAGKRTAHLIELLFSSSPDNDPWARGWLSWTDRRTNRLRVKQDLLTRHGETAERAMESYEHIKLYIEPEVMRSIDSRRILENDLRQVIAQAEKTGRRLFNKEMNCFRANSKLGNTTFWVDYRAEQDGFRVLKAFSHRMVITGVES, from the coding sequence ATGGAAAAAGACCAACGCATCGAATGGGAGGCGAAGTGCATCCAGGAAGAGCCTCCCGCCTGCACGGCGACCTGTCCTTTGCATGTGGACGTGCGCCAGTTCATGCTCGAAATCAGCAAAGGCGACCTGGAAGCGGCTTATCAGGTCCTGAAAAAGCATATGCCGTTTCCCGGCATTTTTGGACGGATCTGTAATCACCCTTGTGAAACCCGGTGCCGCCGAGCGGAGGTGGGCCAAGCGCTGGCCATCGGCAGCCTGGAACGTCTTTGTGTCGAAAAACATGGTTCACCCGATCCGGTCAAACCCCTGCCGCGGAAAAACAAGCATATCGCGGTGATCGGCGGCGATATAGCCGGTTTGGTTGCCGCCCATGACCTGCGCAAGAAGGGCTTTGCGGTGACCCTTTTTGAGCCTGAAAAGATACTTGGCAAGACCTTTCGCAAATTTCCCGACAACCTGTTGCCCGCTGCCATCATCGATGAGGAACTCTCGGTTCTTGAAGGCATGAAAGTCGAAATCGTGCTGGGAGATTCCATAAATCAGGCTGTTTTTGATCGCCTTTGCAGCGAATTTGATGCCATTTTCATCGATCGCAGCAGTTCCGCCTGTTCCGCCCTGGCTCTTGCAAAGGACGACCAGGGGGAAATGGCTCTGGACCCTGCATCCGCCGCCACCAGTGTCGAGGGGGTTTTCGCCGGCGGCTGCGCTGGCGATGCGCCGATCATGCTTGCCGCAGCGGGCCGCAAGGGAGCTTTATCCATCGAGCGCTTCCTGCAAAAGGCTCATATGACCATCGGCCGGGAAGACGAGGGTCCCTTCGAAACCAGGCTTTTTACCAACCTCGAGGGGATCGAACCTCTGGACCGGATTGCTCCGGCCCGTCCCGATTCCGGCTACACACCCGACGAAGCCGCCCGGGAAGCAGAGCGCTGTATTCAATGCGAGTGCATGGAATGCGTCAAGGTCTGCCAGTATCTGGCGCACTATAAAAAATATCCGAAGAAGTACATTCGCGAAATCTTCAATAACGAAAAGGTCCTGCTCGGGGCCGCTCACACCTCCAATCAGTTCATCAATTCCTGTACCGATTGCGGTTTGTGCGCGCATGTATGCCCCAACAACCTCTCCATGGGAGAAATCTGCCGCCAGGAACGTCAATTCATGTTGCAGGAGAAATTCATGCCCCCGTCGGCCCATGAGTTTCCCTTGCAGGACATGGCCTTCAGCACCGGCGACGATTTTTCCCTCTGTCGTCATCAGCCAGGCACAAATCAAAGTGCTTACCTCTATTTCCCCAGTTGCATGCTCTGCGCCACTGCCCCTCAAGAGGTGTTGACCTCCTACGACTGTTTGTGTGAAAGCCTCTCCGGCGGTGTCGGCATTCTCCTTGGTTGTTGCGGTGCCCCCGCCTACTGGTCGGGTCGTGAAGAACTGTTTCGCGAAACCCTGGCAGGCATTCGCAAGCAATGGCAGGACATGGGCATGCCCCAGATGATTACCGCCTGTTGCAGCTGCCAGACCCTGTTCAAGGAGCATCTGCCCGAAATACCCGTAACGCCCTTATGGCAGACTTCTCCTGTTCAAGCCATCGGAGCCGGAAACGGGGAGAAGTCCAAACAACCCATAGCGGTGGTGGACCCCTGCATCAGCCGGGACGATCCCAAAACCCAGACGGATGTTCGAGCCATCCTGACCGGCCTCGGTTACAGGATTGAAGAACTCCCTCTATCCGGGGATATGGCAGAGTGCTGCGGCTACGGAGGCCTTGTTTTCAACGCCAATCCTCAGCTCGACAACGCCATCGTCACCCGGCGGGCAGCTGAGAGCGAACGGGATTACCTGGCCTATTGCGCCATGTGCAGGGACAAGTTCGTTGCCGCCGGCAAACGCACCGCGCACCTGATCGAACTCCTCTTCTCTTCATCTCCTGATAACGATCCCTGGGCGAGGGGATGGCTCTCCTGGACCGATCGGCGCACCAACCGCCTCCGGGTCAAACAGGACCTGCTGACCCGTCACGGCGAAACCGCGGAGCGTGCCATGGAATCCTACGAACATATCAAATTGTATATCGAACCCGAAGTCATGCGCTCTATCGACAGCAGGCGCATCCTGGAGAATGACCTGCGTCAGGTGATCGCCCAGGCCGAAAAAACCGGCCGCCGTCTGTTTAATAAGGAAATGAATTGCTTTCGAGCCAATTCCAAGCTCGGCAACACAACCTTCTGGGTGGATTACCGGGCGGAACAGGATGGCTTTCGGGTGCTCAAAGCCTTTTCTCATCGAATGGTTATCACGGGGGTGGAATCATGA
- a CDS encoding DNA-binding protein yields MIPQEEADKWICHECGKPLEKRKVGFSYMKGSFHAELPVCTGCKLVLITEELATGKMAEVERILEDK; encoded by the coding sequence ATGATACCGCAGGAAGAAGCCGACAAATGGATCTGTCATGAGTGTGGCAAGCCCCTTGAGAAAAGGAAGGTGGGATTCTCCTATATGAAGGGTTCTTTCCACGCCGAGCTGCCAGTGTGCACCGGTTGCAAACTGGTTCTTATCACCGAGGAACTGGCAACCGGGAAAATGGCCGAAGTTGAGCGGATTCTCGAAGACAAATAG
- a CDS encoding class I SAM-dependent methyltransferase: protein MSSGITCPLGAPHLYETEALRQATGETLRPGGLTLLQEAMKLLHWPAGSRVADIGCGIGSTAAYLREKHGLQTFGIDLSARLLGEAASRHVDLPLVRGRAENLPFADGSLAGLTCECVLSLTRDPDRTLQEFQRVLAPGGTMVLSDLYRRKNADAGSVPKNCCLSGAVSRERLFNWLHEAKLEIKVWQDRSHLLAELAARLVLLHGSLESFWEQFAPNSEGHSLHQAVQAIRPGYFLLIARKF, encoded by the coding sequence ATGAGCAGCGGTATCACCTGTCCATTGGGGGCACCGCACCTTTACGAAACCGAAGCCCTGCGCCAGGCAACCGGGGAAACTCTGCGTCCCGGAGGCCTGACTTTGCTCCAGGAGGCGATGAAGCTCCTGCATTGGCCGGCAGGAAGCCGAGTGGCGGATATCGGCTGCGGAATTGGTTCAACTGCGGCATATCTGAGAGAAAAACATGGCTTGCAGACCTTCGGCATAGATCTTTCCGCTCGACTGCTCGGGGAGGCAGCATCCCGGCATGTCGATCTGCCTCTGGTTCGCGGGCGGGCAGAAAATCTCCCCTTTGCCGACGGATCCCTTGCAGGCCTGACCTGCGAATGTGTTCTTTCACTGACCAGGGACCCGGATCGAACCCTGCAGGAATTTCAGAGGGTGCTTGCCCCCGGGGGAACGATGGTTTTGAGCGATCTGTATCGCCGCAAAAACGCCGATGCCGGAAGCGTTCCGAAAAATTGCTGTCTTTCGGGCGCGGTGAGCAGGGAGCGTTTATTCAACTGGTTACATGAAGCCAAACTCGAAATCAAAGTCTGGCAGGATCGATCCCACCTTCTCGCTGAATTGGCGGCGCGCCTCGTGCTTTTGCACGGCTCTCTTGAATCTTTCTGGGAGCAGTTTGCCCCTAACAGCGAAGGTCATTCACTGCATCAAGCTGTACAAGCTATCCGACCGGGATATTTCCTGCTGATTGCCAGGAAATTCTGA
- a CDS encoding C-GCAxxG-C-C family protein, with the protein MNELSCMLELAQKGYYCSQILLALGLENCGRTNPDLIRTMAGLAHGAGFGDGTCGALTGGMCLLAFYSAQGSDDEEEHVAFMGMRMQLADWFKEFYGEQYGGIDCASIVGDDPDPKLRCGQIVGAVYLKVKEILAENDFELSECKA; encoded by the coding sequence GTGAACGAACTGTCATGCATGCTGGAACTGGCCCAAAAGGGCTACTACTGTTCGCAGATCCTTTTGGCTCTCGGACTGGAAAATTGCGGAAGGACCAATCCGGACCTTATTCGAACCATGGCCGGCCTGGCTCATGGCGCCGGATTCGGGGATGGGACCTGCGGTGCCCTGACGGGAGGCATGTGTCTGCTGGCCTTTTATTCAGCCCAGGGTTCCGATGACGAAGAGGAGCATGTGGCTTTCATGGGGATGCGCATGCAACTGGCTGATTGGTTCAAGGAGTTTTACGGCGAACAGTACGGTGGTATTGACTGTGCATCGATTGTCGGCGACGACCCGGATCCTAAATTGCGCTGTGGCCAGATCGTGGGAGCAGTCTATCTCAAGGTCAAGGAAATTCTGGCGGAAAACGATTTTGAACTTTCGGAGTGCAAGGCATGA
- a CDS encoding radical SAM protein, with the protein MTEGFTALPIETASLCPTCLKRLPARREVVGDRVDLVKSCPEHGEYRALIWQGPPHLSEWNRPKTPSQPPVCYGEVKKGCPFDCGLCPEHGQHSCSALLEVTGRCNLRCPVCFADSGKEEVADPPLSVIDSWYRAVHNASGKSIVIQLSGGEPTIRDDLPVIIALGRRQGFSFIQLNTNGLRLADSPYYARELKEAGLASVFLQFDGTTDAIYERLRGKALLPQKIKAIDHCLAAGLGVVLVPTVVPGVNSNNLGAILDFALQRAPGVRGVHFQPISYFGRFPAPPSDQDRMTLPQILRGIEQQTGGRMRVDNFAPPGCEHSHCSFHGNFLVNPDGSLLPLTNKDSCCCNKPTPAAEGARKSTDFLTRQWAAPQQSTPPRNGAPESLDSFLERIKTHTFAVSAMAFQDVWNIDLERARNCCIHVLTPQEKLVPFCLYNLTSAQGRSLYRGHEDAT; encoded by the coding sequence ATGACTGAAGGATTTACCGCACTTCCGATTGAAACAGCCAGTCTTTGTCCCACCTGCCTGAAGCGCCTTCCCGCCCGGCGCGAAGTTGTCGGTGATCGGGTAGATCTGGTCAAGAGCTGTCCCGAACACGGCGAATATCGTGCTTTGATCTGGCAGGGACCGCCACACCTCTCCGAATGGAACCGGCCCAAAACACCTTCCCAACCCCCTGTCTGCTACGGGGAAGTCAAAAAGGGTTGCCCCTTCGACTGCGGCCTCTGCCCGGAGCATGGCCAGCACAGCTGCTCTGCCCTCCTGGAAGTGACCGGCCGGTGCAATCTTCGCTGCCCGGTCTGTTTTGCGGACAGCGGTAAAGAAGAAGTTGCCGACCCGCCTCTGAGCGTCATCGACAGCTGGTACCGGGCCGTTCATAATGCCAGCGGGAAGAGCATCGTCATCCAGTTATCCGGAGGGGAACCGACGATCCGCGACGACCTCCCGGTCATTATTGCCTTGGGGCGCCGGCAGGGGTTTTCCTTCATCCAGCTCAATACCAATGGCCTGCGACTGGCGGACAGCCCCTATTATGCCCGGGAACTTAAGGAAGCCGGCCTGGCTTCGGTCTTTCTTCAGTTCGATGGCACCACCGACGCCATTTATGAGCGCCTGCGCGGCAAAGCCCTGTTGCCTCAGAAAATCAAGGCCATCGATCACTGTCTGGCCGCCGGTCTGGGTGTAGTTCTGGTGCCGACCGTTGTGCCGGGCGTCAACAGCAACAACCTCGGCGCCATCCTTGATTTCGCCTTGCAACGTGCTCCTGGGGTTCGCGGCGTCCATTTTCAGCCGATCAGCTACTTCGGCCGTTTTCCCGCTCCCCCTTCAGATCAGGATCGGATGACCTTGCCGCAGATTCTCCGCGGCATTGAACAGCAGACCGGGGGTCGAATGCGGGTCGACAATTTCGCTCCTCCCGGCTGCGAACATTCCCACTGCTCGTTTCATGGCAACTTCCTGGTCAACCCGGACGGTTCCCTGCTGCCTTTGACCAATAAGGACAGCTGCTGCTGCAACAAGCCGACTCCTGCTGCGGAGGGTGCCCGCAAATCAACGGACTTTCTCACCCGCCAATGGGCTGCCCCGCAGCAATCGACACCTCCTCGCAACGGCGCTCCGGAGAGCCTGGACAGCTTTCTGGAAAGGATCAAGACCCATACCTTTGCCGTTTCGGCCATGGCCTTCCAGGACGTATGGAACATCGACCTGGAACGGGCCCGGAATTGCTGTATTCATGTCCTGACCCCCCAGGAAAAGCTGGTTCCCTTCTGCTTGTACAATCTCACCTCGGCGCAGGGAAGGTCTCTTTACCGAGGTCACGAAGATGCAACTTAG